One window of Fusarium keratoplasticum isolate Fu6.1 chromosome 2, whole genome shotgun sequence genomic DNA carries:
- a CDS encoding Serine/threonine-protein phosphatase, with protein MSDLDKAIAQLRSCRPIPEAQVREICHKARELLIEEGNVTTVMAPVTICGDIHGQFHDLMELFRVGGDVPDTNYLFMGDFVDRGFYSLESFLLLLCLKVRYPDRMTLIRGNHESRQITTVYGFYDECIRKYGSANVWRYCCDVFDYLALGALVLGASNTLSPGEPVDDDTEIEVCDQNGSIMSRFPRRKPGESSQEQAQSPGGTTMDKTGPPGSGASGSSGGSVGNLAGAVLCVHGGLSPLVDTVDKIRLIDRKQEVPHEGAMCDILWSDPDEIDGWGLSPRGAGFLFGADIVKVFNHRNDLSLIARAHQLVMEGFKEMFDASIVTVWSAPNYCYRCGNVAAVLELTEDNSGMGLFARSNGDVGRSDGGVMVEGSLPPREGPARRYRVFQAAPQDSRGMPAKKPVADYFL; from the exons ATGAGCGACCTCGACAA GGCGATCGCGCAGTTGCGCTCATGCCGACCGATCCCAGAAGCCCAGGTCCGCGAGATCTGCCACAAGGCGCGGGAGCTTCTCATCGAAGAAGGAAACGTCACCACTGTGATGGCGCCGGTAACG ATATGCGGTGATATTCATGGCCAATTCCACGACCTGATGGAGCTGTTTAGAGTGGGAGGAGACGTCCCAGACACAAACTACCTCTTCATGG GCGACTTTGTCGACCGTGGTTTCTACTCACTAGAGTcctttctccttctcttATGTCTCAAGGTCCGATATCCTGACAGAATGACGCTCATCCGCGGCAATCACGAGTCCCGACAGATCACCACCGTGTACGGTTTTTACGACGAATGCATAAGAAAGTATGGCAGCGCAAATGTTTGGCGATATTGTTGTGATGTATTCGACTACCTTGCTCTTGGCGCGCTGGTGCTAGGCGCGTCAAACACTCTGTCGCCTGGCGAGcctgtcgacgacgacaccgaAATCGAAGTTTGCGACCAGAACGGCTCTATCATGAGCAGGTTCCCGAGGCGCAAGCCTGGAGAGAGCTCACAGGAGCAAGCGCAAAGTCCAGGGGGCACGACGATGGACAAGACGGGTCCTCCAGGCTCAGGCGCCTCAGGCTCCAGCGGCGGTTCTGTTGGAAACTTGGCTGGCGCCGTTCTGTGTGTTCACGGCGGCTTGAGTCCCTTGGTGGACACTGTCGACAAGATTCGCCTAATAGACCGGAAACAGGAGGTCCCTCACGAGGGTGCCATGTGCGACATCCTTTGGTCAGATCCTGATGAGATCGATGGTTGGGGTCTCTCGCCGCGAGGCGCAGGCTTCCTATTTGGCGCCGACATCGTCAAAGTCTTCAACCACCGCAACGATCTCAGTCTCATCGCCCGCGCCCATCAGCTCGTCATGGAAGGTTTCAAGGAGATGTTTGACGCAAGTATCGTAACCGTCTGGTCGGCCCCCAATTACTGCTACCGGTGCGGCAATGTTGCTGCCGTTCTAGAGCTGACCGAGGACAATTCTGGCATGGGACTGTTTGCCCGCAGCAACGGCGATGTCGGCCGCAGCGATGGCGGTGTCATGGTCGAGGGCAGCTTACCGCCCAGGGAAGGCCCTGCAAGGCGCTACCGTGTCTTTCAGGCCGCGCCGCAGGATTCTAGGGGCATgccggccaagaagccagtgGCGGACTACTTCCTTTGA